The segment CTGGCTAATGACATCGCCCAGGCTCCGCCTGATACCGTTTACGTGTTGCCCATGGATATTCGCGCCGGGCCGGAAGCGCGACACTATACCCTGGATTACCTGTTGGCCTCTTACCGGCCTTCAGCCTACATTTACCTGCCCGTTGACGAGCATAACGCCGAAACCCTGCTCACCACCCGGGCCGTTGCCGGCAAAAACGAGCTGCGCCTGGTCCGCTGGACCGCGGACAAACACCACGAGGCCGACGCCAAAGAAATTGTCGCTTTTTTGCTGCAAACAAATGCCGTCCTCGTAACGCGGGAATCGTATCCGGTATACGATCTTGAAACTTATACCCTCAACAGAAACGCCTCCTTTACGCTGCCGGCCATCACTCAGCCCATTGGCGCTACCTTCGACAATTTGCTGCGCCTGGATGCTGCCTTTATCCCTCCCACCGCCGCCCCCGGTCACTCGCTGCCCGTCGCCTTGACCTTTGCCCCCCTGGCCCAAATGGAGGCGGATTACAAGGTTTCTCTGCGCCTCATTAGCCCCAACGGCGAACGGGTCGCCCAAAAAGACCGGGTCTTGTTACACAATTTCCACCAGGGCACCTCACTCTGGCCGCCTGAAACGGCCAATGAGTATTACCTGCTGCCAATTCCATCAGACGCCCAACCGGGCCAATATACGGTAGGGGTGGTTGTTTATCACCCCGACACGCAGGCTCCCCTGCTGGCCGGTGGCCTGGTGGAAGTGCCCCTGGGCGCTGTTTGGGTAAAGTGAGCGTTCTTTTGCCAGCCCTTCCGCCGCATGGTATGATACCGGGCCGTAGATGACCGTGGTTAAACAGATTGCCCAAACCAAAAAACCTTTTCTCTTTGCCGAGGCCGCCATCAGCCTCGGCCTTTTCCTGTTGGCCTTGCTGCCCCGGGCTTATGCCTTGCAGCATTTTGTCACCGCCGACGAGGCCAAGTGGGTCTATCGCTCCGCCCAATTTTTGTCTGCTTTTTTGCGGGGCGATTTTGCCGCAACCACCGTTAACCTGACCCCTGCCGTGACCACCACTTGGTTGGGCAGCCTGGGTTTGGCCGCTTACCACAGCCTGCATTGGGCCGATATCGGTCTCTCTCTGCCCGAATGGTTATTGACCCTGCCGGAATTCCGCCCTGAGTTAGACGTATTGGCGGCCACTCGCTGGCCAATGGTTATCTTGACCTCCCTGAGTGTGGCGGCCGTTTACCTTCTAACCCGCTCCCTGTTCAACCGCGCGTTGGCCTTTGTGGCGGCGGCCTTTATCGCGCTTTCGCCCCACTTTGTCGCTCTTTCTCGCATTCTGGGCCACGATGCTCCCGCCGCTGTTTTTATGACTCTGTCCCTGTTACTGCTGCTGTGGGCAAACAATTTAGACGAGTTTGTGCCCGCTCAAGCTGTTCGCCGGGAACAAAAATCAAACCGGCGCAAGACAATGCGCCGGTTTGCGCCCCACCTGCTGCTCGTTCTTTCCGGCCTGATGGCCGGCCTGGCGTTTCTCTCCAAAGCGCCGGCCTTATTTCTCATTCCCTTTGCCATTCTGGTCTTTGCCGGTCGGGTCTGGCGGCAGAGCGCCTCGCTCTATTTTTGGTTCAAACGATTTTTACTCTGGCTTTTTGCCGCCTACCTTGCTTTCCTGATCTTCTGGCCCGCTGCTTGGGTTGACCCACTTGGCCGCCCTCTGGCGGTAATAGAGAACGCCTTTTTCTCCGCCACCGATCAGGAAGAAGCCGACGCCGAAGGTTATTGGCAGGCGCCCGACCTCGGCCCTTTTTACTACCTGGCGCATGGCTCCTTCAAACTCAGCCCACTGGTGCTGGTTGGGGCGGGCCTGGCTGCCTGGTATCTGAGCCGGTCAATTCGCCAAACACCGAATCTGCCCAATGACCACGCAAAGAATAAAAAAGAATCACTCGTTTCCCCCAAAAACTATCCAATGACCCTTCTATGGCTGCTCGGCTTTGTTCTCCTCTTCACCCTCTTCATCACCCTCAGCGACAAACGCAGCCCCCGTTACATCCTGCCCGCCTTTCCGCCCCTGGCGCTGCTGGCCGCTTATGGCTGGTTGACGTTGTTGGCGCAAGTCTCAGGGGTCAGGAATCAGGAATTAGGGGATAAAAGTGAGACGCCAGAGGCTACCACTACGCAATACGTAATACGCCATACGCAACACCTCTTTCCTCTCTCCTCTCTTCTCTTCCCCTTTCTGCTCACCCTCTCCGCGCTCATCATCCTGCTGCCCTACGCGCCTTACTACTTTACCTATTTTAATCCGCTGCTGGGCGGGCCGTACACCGCCCCGCGCCTGGTCAAAATAGGTTGGGGAGAGGGATTGGACCAGGTTGGCCGTTTTTTGCAGGCCCAATGGCCCAATAGCCGGGTGGGCGCGCCCTATGCCTCAACCGTAGCCCCCTTTTTTGCGGGCGACCTCTCGGACGTAATGGGCGACCACCTGGATTACGTGGTGCTCTACCGCAAACAAGTGCAGTCCGGCGAACCGTCGCCCGCCTTCATCCGTTATTATGAATATTCCGGCTCTATTTTTTCGGTGGATTTGAACGGCATCCGGTATGCCGATGTTTACCCCGGCCCGGCCCTCCAGTGGGCCTTAACCCTCACGCCCGGCCTGGATCACGGCATTTTGCCCCTGCCGCTTGGCTTTCGCCCGCTTACGCCCTATGGTCGGTTGGGCGAACTATTGGCAGTTGACGTGGTCTGGCTGGCCAAAGGCCCTTTGCCCAACACGCCCTCTATCGTCACCTTGCAGCCCCTTTCTGTTTTCGACTTTTTGAACGAACACAACGACGAGCACGGCACGTCCCTTGAACCCCGGGCCGGCTTCGTTCTGGCCGAAGGGCCGGGCAGCCTGACCCGCCTGGCCGACGACTTGATTGTCAGCCGCCACCTCCTGCCTCTCCCGGCGGATTTGCCACGAGGCCGGTATGCCTTGTTGGTGGATGGCCGGCCCCTGGGTGAAGTTGAGGCGCGGAATTTTCAACTCCCGCCGGAGCTGAATCCGGTCAACCAGGTGATTTTTGACCAACAGATTGGCCTGGCCGCTTATCAACTCTCATTAGCTGATGATACCCTTGGTCTCAACATCGCCTGGCGCGCCGAAACAGCCCATCTGCCCGATTATACTGTGTTTGTCCAACTCCTTAACGCCGAAACCAACGAGCGCCTGGCCGGGGTGGATACGCAGCCCCTCGCGGGCGACTGGCCCACCGGTGCCTGGGTTAAAGAAGAAGTAGTGTTTGACAAATATGTTGTCTCCGTGCCGCCCGATTTGCCGCCCGGTTTTTACAAACTGATTGTTGGCTTCTATCAACCCGCCACCGGTCGGCGTTTGACTCTGCCCGGCGGCCAGGATTATTGGACCGTGCCGTGGACGCTTGTTCGTGAGAAACAAAACCAAAATGACCAGCCCTAACGGTTATTCGCCGTCCGTTTCCCGTTTCAGTTTTTTTGTTTCAGGCCTGGCTAAGGCAGGCTGGTTTATTGCCCTGGCCCTCTTTCTCCTGGCCTTCCTCCCCCGCGTGCTGGACCTGGACCGCTTCCTCACCCCCGACGAATTCCTATGGGTGGATCGCTCCCGCAATTTTTTAGCCGGGCTGACCAACCCGGCTTACCAATGCGACACCCGGGTTGAAAAATGGGCCTTCACCGAGGGCCTGGCCTGCACGCTGCGCACCGGCCACCCCGGCGTGACCACCATGTGGAGCGGCAGCTTTGGCTTTTTGCTGCGCTGGCTGGCAGATGGCCGGCCCGAATCCTTGCATGATTACGTGGTGGCCGTCTCTACCAACCCCCTGGACCCCACCTTTATTGCCCCGGAACGGCTGGGCATTGTTTTGTTGACCTCCTTGGGCGTGGTGGTCTTTTATGTGTTGGCTCGCCGCCTGTTTGGACCGGCTGTGGCTCTGGTGGCCGCCGCGCTGTTGGCCCTCAACCCCTTTCACGTGGCCTATTCCCGCGTGATCCACCACGACGCCCTCAGTACCACGTTTATGCTTCTGTCTGTGCTGTGCGCCTTTATCTATTGGGGAGAACGGCAGGGGCGGGGCTGGTTGGCATTATCCGGCCTGCTGGCCGGTTTTGCCTTTTTGAGTAAACTCTCCTCCCTGTTTCTGATGCCCTTTATCGCCCTCATCGGCCTCTGGTTTTTTGTTTCCCATTGGCGGCAGATTGCCAAAAAGCCATCCTCTCTCCTCTCTCCTCTCTCCTCTCTCGTGCTGGATGGTCTGCTCTGGTTTGCCGTAACCGTCGCCGTTGTCTTCATTTTTTGGCCCGCCATGTGGGTCATCCCTGTGGAAACCTTGCAAACCGCTTTTGCCCTGGGGTTTCAGTATAGCACCGGCCCGCACGCTAAAGGCGTTTTCTTTTTAGGCGAAAGTGTGGCGGACCCCGGCCCCTGGTTCTATCCGGTTACCTGGCTTTACCACACCTCGCCGTTGGTGATGTTGGGCCTGGTTGGCGGGGCGGTAGTCTGGCTCTTCAATAGGTGGCGCAATAAATCGCCCAAACAGGCAGAAAGCCAACAGGCCATACCTGGCCAGTCAACCTTCACCCGTTACCTGCCCCTTATCCTGCTCTTCATCTTGGGTTACTACTTGCTCATGACCATCGGCGAGAAAAAGCAGGAGCGTTATTTCCTGCCCGTCTACCCCTGGTTCGATCTCATCGCCGCTGCCGGTTTGGTTTCTATGGCCACTTCTCTATACCTAAAACGCAATACGCCACGCGCAATACGCCATCCCCTCATCCTGCTCCTCATCATCCTGCTGACCAACGGCTATCTGCTTGCCTCCACTTTTCCCTACTACTTTACCTACTATAACCCCCTGCTGGGTGGTATCAAGAGCGCGGCTAGGGTCATTACCATTGGCTGGGGCGAAGGGCTAAACCTGGCCGCCGATTATCTCAACACCCATGTTGACCCCGCCCAAACCCGCGTGGCCAGTTGGTACGAATCCACCTTTGTCCCCTATTATCACGGCCCTTCCATCAGTTACTCCAAAGAAAAAGGCAAAGCCCTGGCCGGGGATTACGTTATCTTTTACGTCAATCAGACGCAGCGGGAGTACCCGGATGAGATAATGTTTGATTATTTTGAGAGTCGTTTTGAGCCGGAAAAGGTCATCTTGCTGCAAGGCCTGGATTACGCCTGGATTTACCCCAGCCTGGGCGTTGACCATTACCTTCAAGATCAAACCTACACCGGCATTGCCTCCTTGCTGGCCTGGCAGTGGGCCGCGGGTGATGAGGCCCCTCTTCTGCCCGGCCAATCCGCCGAATTTGAACTTTATTGGGAATATCTGGGCAAAAAACCGGACGAGACCTTCTTTTTCCGCCTGGTTGACGCACAAGGGCGGGCCTGGGCCGAGGGTCTGAGTGAAGTGGCGGCCGGCCAGAATCCGCCTGTGGCCCGGTGGCGCGAGGGCGAAATCATTTATGAACGGGGCGCGCTGCCCCTGCCGGCCGACCTCCCGCCCGGCCAATACCGGCTGCAAATCGGCTTTTATACCAGGGCGCCGGCTGTAACCGAGGGCGAACTTCTCTTTACCGTTCCCGACGAGGAAGCCTTGCTTACGATTGGCCACGCCGGGCCGGCGGATTATAAGCTACCGGCCGTGGCTGTCCCTATTGACCAACCCCTGGGCCACTCCCTGACTCTCTTGGGCGCGGCCTGGCCCACCGACGCCCTCTCGCCGGAGACCATCATTCCGTTGGACCTCTACTGGCGGGTGGAGCGGCCTCTCCCGGCCCAGACCAAACTGCACGTAGGGCTAATGACCGAAGGGGGCGAGGCCCAACAAGCCTGGTTTGATCTGACCCTGGCCGAAACGTTCAATCTTGACCAAACCACCTGGCAGCCCGGCGATATTGTCCACACCCACTGGCCGCTTGATTTACTGCCCGGCGCGCCTCCTGGCGTTTATTCCTTTGAATTGGTTTTAGCTGAAAATCTCGCGAAAACGGTTGCCTGCGGGAAGGTGAGGCTTGAGGAGCGGTGAGGGAAGGTTCGCTTATAAATTACGCCCCTCCTGACTATTGTGGTAGAATGAACATGCAAGCTGCCGGACGTGAGCGATAGCGTCCGCGCCAAAGGCGTGAGCGAGGAAACCTTATGCCCACAAATCTTCCGCCGGAGTATTTTGAAGCAGACCGAAAGTATCGCGCGGCCACGTCGCCCCCGGAGAAGATTGCCTGCCTGGAAGAACTGATCAGCACCATCCCCAAACACAAGGGCACCGATAAACTCCGGGCCGACTTGCGCCGACGACTCTCCAAGTTAAAATCCTCAGCCCAGGCCAAAAAGGCCACGGGCAAGCGCGAAACAACGTTTCACTTTGACAAAGAGGGTGCGGGCCAGGTGGCCATTATTGGCCCGCCCAATGTGGGCAAATCCACGCTGCTGGCGGCGCTGACCAATGCTACCCCGGAAATTGCCGACTTTCCCCACACCACCTGGCAGCCTACCCCCGGCATGCTGCCCCTGGACAACGTTCAGGTGCAATTAATAGACACCCCACCCCTGAGCCGCGATTTTGTTGAGCCGGAGTTGTTTGAATTGATCAAAAGAGCGGACCTGGTTTTGCTGATGGTGGATTTGCAGGCCGACCCCATTCACCAACTTGAAGATACCCTTGCTTTTTTGGCGGAACATCACCTGGCCCCGCGTCGCCTGCAAAAAAAATATGCCGGACAACGGCGTTTTACCTTTGTGTCCCTGTTAGTGCTGGTCAACAAAAATGACGACGAAACTTCTGATGAAGATTTTGAGATTTTCTGCCAACTGCTTGAAGACGACTGGCCCTTGCTGCCTATTTCTGCCGCCACCGGCCGCCACTTTGACCTTTTGCAGCAGCGGATTTTTGCTGGCCTGGAGATCATTCGCGTTTATTCCCGGCCGCCCGGCAAAGAGCCAGACTTCACCACGCCCTTTGTCTTAAAAAAAGGGAGCACGGTGGAAGAGTTTGCCGGGAAGGTCCACCAGGATTTTGTGAAGAATCTAAAAAACGCCCGTATCTGGGGCCAGGGCGTTTACGACGGCCAACTGGTGCGGCGGGATCACGTTTTACACGATGGTGACGTGGTTGAACTGCATATTTGAATTATCGCCGCAGTACAGTGATGGATAGAGCCTGTCTGAAAAGCCTGATATAGGCTCCATGTCATTTCGAGCATAGCGAGAAATCCCTACGGTGTGAAGTTTTCTGGCGAGATTCCAGAGATTTCTCGGCCTATGGCCTCGAAATGACATGCTTTTCAGACGGCTTCTTAGGCGCTCAAGCCCAGTCGCTTTCCTCAATTTGGAGCAGGAGAAACCTGCACCTGAAGCCTGCCCCAATAGGGCTACAGGCATACACCCCCACTTCCAGGCTGGGGGGACAATAGTGCAAGTGAGCAACGCGCATCTGTTGCCACGCTGCGCCGTCAAAAGAACTTTCAATCAAAAAGTCTTCCCCTTTTTTGTTCAGGCGATACCACATGGCGGTGGTGGCGGCCGGAATATCTTGCGTGGCCCAATCTGAAAAGCCTAAATTGGTGACCACCGACCCCAACCGGCTGATAGCGGCATCTTCATATTCCACGGAGGTTTTGAGCCAATGCCGGTTATCGGCCCGGACCATCAGGCCGCCCTGGTCGTATTGGTTCTGGGGTTCAAATTCCACGTGCGTGGTGATGGCAAAATCACCTTCCAGCCGGGTGAACAAACAGTGCCCATCGTCCCTGGAAAAACCGTAATGCGTTTTTTGCCAGAAGTCGGTTTTTTCATTGGTGTAGATTTCTAAACCCGCTCCCACGCTGTATTTTTCCGGCTCATTGAACCAGTAAAAGCCGGGGGGTATGTTTGGCTGCAAAAACTTCTCTGTGATTTTCTTCATGGTTCCACCTTAGCTTTACTCCCAATCTCCGGCGGCAGGCTGAACGTTCCATCCGGGTTGGGCTTAAAAGTGACCACTTGCTGTATGGCCTCAATATTTAACCCCCCATAAACGTGCGGAAAGAAAACGCCGCTCCCGGTCAGGTCTTCATACCGCACCGGGGCCTGAACCGCCCCCGGTTCAATACACAGCAACACCAGATCGTCTTCTCCCCGGTAGTAGTGATTGCCTACATCCTCAATTTGGTCGGCCTCGCAGCAGTGGATGAAGCCTTCTGCCTCAAATCCGGCCGGTTGGTAACAATCGTTCTGCAATCCTTGTTCCCACGCTTTATATTTAGCTATATGATAGATCATCGGCTCAGGGAAAAAATGCTCGGCACACTGCTCTGCCTCCCGCTCAAAGGCAGGGGTGTGCAGCAAGAGCAATTCCACGGGGATGTTTGTTTTGTTCACGTAGGCAAATTTGTGTCCCTGTTGCACCAGGCCCACATCCCCTTCAACCAAAAGGTGAATGTCATCATCCAACAAAAAATGAAGCTGGCCGGATATGAGGTAGTAGAACTTGTCGGAGCGGGTGGACCAGGCCCGGACATGCCTGGCCCCGGGCGGCACTTGAATCCGGGCCACAGACGAGCTTGTGTTTTGGCCGGCGGTGAAATCGCGGATGGTCAAACCTTCCCATTCATGGGGGGGTGTAGCGTCTGTTTTTAAAATCATCAAACGGTTCTCCTTGTTGTCAGACATCTGCCGGGAAATAATTCAGGATACGTGTTGCGTATTGCGTGTTTTGTGTTTTTATTGATATGGCCTCCAAAAAATTCTACTGGACCAATACCGGCCTGGCCACAACTATAACGCGGTGGGTATTATTGCTATAAGGCCAGCAGGTCACCAGGGTGAGGCGTTCTTCATTAAAGGGGCCAATCCACTTGGCGTTGGCCCGGCGAACCGATTCAGACTCGCCTTTGTCTTTGAGGATGAATTTGTCATTGACCATATAATCGTAACGTTGTTCACCCACGTACAGGCTCACCAGGTCGCCCACTTCCAGGTCAACAATATAGCGAAACACTTCGCCCTTGATGTTGTGGTGGCCGGATAAAACAATATTGCCTGCCTGGCCCGGCAGCATTGAGTTTTTATGCCAGCCGGCGGCGTAATCGGCCACGGTCCACACGTTGGTGGCTACCCCGTCCTGGATAACTTCTGTCCAGCCCGTTTCCACCACCGGCGAGTCCAGGCCAATGCTCTCGGCCACAATCCGGGTGGGAGGGGCCAGGGCCGCAGTTGTTTCCCCAACCGGCCCAACCGCCCCCGGTTGGGCCGGCGGCTCCTCCTCGGTCACAACCACCAGGGGATTATCGGCCAAAGAGGGGACGTCTGTTTCTAGGGCTACCTCAACGGGTAGAGTTGTTGGCTGCGTCTCAATTGTCGGAACAATTTCTGCCGGGGGTGTTGCTGCGGCCATGGGTGTCTCAAACCGGGGGTCCACTTCATCTTCAAGAAGCGGGGGTTGGGTAGGGTTGTTTTCCGGTGTTTGGCCGGGCAAAGTGGTGGGGATAGGTTCCGGTTCAGCGGTAGGCCCGGCGCTGTTTGTTTCAGCCGCCACCGCCAGGGCAGGGGCCTCGGTGGGGCTGGGTTGAACCGGCAGCGTATCCGGCTCTTCTATGACCGGGGCTTCCACAATCCGGGCGGGCGGATTGTAAAGCTCGGCTTGCTGTTGGTAAAATGTCCAGCCGCCCCAGGCCATAATGAGCAGGCCAGCCCCTATCAGGGCCAGGCCCACAAATTGCCATATTTTTGCTTGAATTGAACGCATTGGCTGCCACTCTGGTGGTTTTGGAAATTGGGTGTAGTTTTTGTTCACAATGTTGTTTGCCTTTTTGGCCCATCCGCAGTTATGGTATCTTTGTCATTCGATTCTGTCAAAAGAGACTTAAAACAAAATGAATGAAGTTGAGCCGATGGCCCAACCTTTTGACAAAGCCGGTTCTCTTTGATATAGTACGGCCCTCTTCTTATGGTGGCCCGAATGTGCAAGATGAACGTTTGGCTGGGCGGCCTTGTGGTAGTGGTCGCTGCCGGTTTATACCTGTTTACGCTTGATAATGGCCTGCGCCCGGACGAGCTGACCGGCGGCGATTTGATTACCCATCAATACGCCCAGGTGGAGGCTCGACCCGGTAACGCCCCCGGGTACCCGCTTTATACCATGGGCGGCTGGTTGTGGTTCCGGTTGGGGCGGTTTTTGTTGGGCTGGGCGTTTAACCCTATCCAAATTCTGTCGTTGTACTCAACCTGGTGGGCCTTGGCCTCGCTGCTGGTGCTGTATTTTATCTTGCTCCGGGTCGGCCACGGCTACTGGCTGCCGGCCTGGCTGTTGACCGCTTTTTACGCCACCACCTATTTTTTTTGGTATTACAGCGTTACTACCGAGCAGTATACCAGCGCCGTGCTGCAAACGCTGCTTATTATCTGGCTGGCCTTTAAGTGGGACGAGACCCCGCGTGATTCAATCTTGCTCTGGCTGGCTTTTATCAGCGGCACCATGCTGGCCAATATGCTCACTACCCTCTTCATTTTGCCCCCTCTCTTGTGGTTTGTTCTTTTCAAAAGGGATGGCGGAAAATACTTTTTAGGCAGTTACCTTAAAAGGCCAAAATTAATTTTGCAGGCAGTTGCTTTGGCCCTGCTGCCGTTGTGCAGTTACGCCTACGTTTACTGGCGGGGCGCGCAGTATCCCCAGTGGCGCGGCGCCGGTCAATGGCCCACCGCCTGGGCCTGGTTTGTGCAATTTTTGACCATCCAGCAGGGGCGCGATGAATTGGCCCCGGGTTTAACCTGGCAAAATATTTTTACCGCCGAATTCCCGGCCTTGATGGGGCAAGAACTGACCTGGCTGGTTTTTGGAGGCGGTTTGCTGGGCCTGGCCTTTTTGGGCCGGCGGCGGGCCATTTTCCTTTACAGTACGCTGCTCATCTATTTCATTTTTGCCTGGCTGTATCGTTTTGGCAACTGGTTCCAGGTGATCATCCCGGCTTATCCTATTTTTGTTATTGGTTTTGTGGCGGGCCTGATCCAAATCCTTCAGTTGGCGCACCGGCCCATCAATAACTTAAAAAGCCGGCCTGGCCCTACGCTGTCTTTCATCCTGCGTCCTTCATTCTTCATCTTGGTGTTGTTGACCGGTCTTTTGCTCTACCGCTTTGCCGCCAGCCTGCCCCGGACCAATCAGCGAAATTTACCCGCCGATACCGGCCTTGATCCCGGCTGGGCCATTCTGGCGGATCAGCCGGGGCCGTCTGTGATTTCCGGCGATTTTGCGGAGCGAGTGGCTTTGCAGTATTTAAAAACAGTGTGGGGCGTGGCGCCGCTGATTTATCCCACCGAGGCCGGAAATTTTGACCTGCCCCAAAATGCGCCGCCGGTTGAGCGGGTTTACATCACCCGCCGGGCCGTGGCCGCAGCGCCGCAGGCTATTGAGCCGGGGCTGCATCCCCAGGCGGCCGGCGAGCAGTTGATTGCGCTCTGGCCGGCCCCGCGCCTTGAACTGCCCCCCCACGCCGTTCCGGCGGCTATTGATTTTGGCCAACAATTGAAGCTGGTGGGATGGCAACAAATTGATTCCGCCGCTTCATTGCCCGATGAAGTGGTCGCCCGTTTGCCGCGGGCCAATTGGCAAGTGGCGCTTTACTGGCAGGCTTCAACCAGGTTGACAGAGGATTACACGGTTTCGGTGCGGCCCCTGGTAGGCGGGCAATTGGTGAACGTGGCCGGGGAAAATTTAATGCAAGACCACCAGCCGGTGTGGGGTGTTTATCCTACCGGCCGCTGGCGGCCCGGGGAAGTGGTGCGTGATGTTTACGCGCTTTTTTTGCCGGAGGGCCTCACGCCGGAAACCATGCAGCTTGTGGTTTACCGTCCCACGGACGCCGGCTTTGAGAACCTGACCGAGGCAGAGATCCGCCTGAAGCCTAGGAAGTGACCCGGGTCCGTTCATAAGAGTGGCAGCGAGGGCAGGGCGTCTCGGCATTTAGATAATTGGCCTCGTGGCGCATCGCCTTGATTACGGCAGAAATTCTATTGGCCAGGGGGGTTTTGGCAATGGCGCCCCGGGCGTATCGAATGTATTCAGCCTCGGCTATTTCAAAGGGCACTTCGTTGCCCAGCGCGGCATAAGTGGTTTGCGCCCGCAAGCGAATTTCATCACTGTCTAAATTTTCCCACTCAGGATCAATTTCATACCGGCAAACCGCGCAGGTGAACTTGGGCAGCATGGCCAGGTTCCAGAGGGTGTCAATGGGGTTAATGTTCCAATCAAGGAGTGAATTAGGCTCCTCCATTTATTCATCTCTCCATATTGTTTTGCATCATTTCGGCGGCTTCCAACGGGGTAATTTCCCCATCTATAACCTGTTGGAGCGGTTGGCGCATGGCATTGAGCAGCACGTCAACATTGACTCCGGGCGGAACGGTTCGCCCGGCCAACATTTGCTCCGCGCTGATACGCAGGGCCGAATCGTTTACAATCACCAGGTTTTCCAAAGCCTGGCGACGTGTAGGCAACAGGCCAAAGCGCACGGCCCAGGCCAGTTGTCTTTCCGGTTGGGTAATATACTCCAAAAACGCCGTAGACGCCAATGCGCGGTTTCCGCCAGCCGCTCGGCCGACCACCCAATAACGAGCCAGCACCAGGGGCGCAGCCGGTTGGCTGGCCCCGGCTTCGCCCACGTTAGGCAAAAGCGCCACCCCCCAGTTGATTTTACCGGCCCGGGCCAATTCGGCAATGGCCCACTCGCCGTCAATCATCATAGCAATGTCGCCGTTCAAAAAACGGCTGCGCGCTTCTTCATAAGTGGCTACCGGCGCAATGCCGGTTAAACGGCCCTGCCAGCTCAAATAGAGGGTAATGGCCGCTTCCATTGCCGCAGTGTTTAGGGTGGGTTGGCCATTTTCATCCGTGAGCCAACCGCCGTAAGGAGCCAGCCAGGGCACTAACCAGAGCGGCTCGTAACTGTTCACGGCCAAACCCCAGGCCGGCGCGCCCCGGTTTGTTTGATCATTTTGGGTGAGTTCTTGGGCCAGGCCGAATAACTCGGCTGTGGTTTGGGGAGGGGTATCAACCAGATCGCGGTTGTAAAAAAGCAGCAGGTGAAATCCGGCCGTATCGGGCAGTCCCCACAGGGTGTCATCTCGACTGGCTCCCAGGAGCGCGACCCGGACAAAGTCGTTGGTAAAACTGGCCGGAAATAGGTCCGACATTGGTCTGATTTGCTCGGTGGCCCACAAATTTCCCAGCAGCACCGGCGCTACCAGGGCCACGTCAAAATCCGTTTCCCCGGCCATCAGCGGGCGCATAAAACTTTCTGGGCTATCATAATGTTGCAGGCTAACGTTGTATTGGGGAAATTCCTGTTGAAAGGATTGGATGTGTTCGGCCAGCGTTTCTGCCTGGGCCTGGGGCAGACTTTCCCAAACTACAATGGAGGTGGGGGGCGTAGCCGGGGCCGGTTCCAGAGTTGGCGCAGCGGTAGGTATTGCAGCAGCGCTGAGGGAGGTAGCGGCCAGGTCATCCTCAACCAGGATAGGGGAAGGCGTGACCTGGGGCGTGGGTGAAGGCGGCGGCGCGGGAGGGGTGCAGGCAACAGGCATGAGCAGCAGGGCCGCCAATAAAGTTAAGTTGCACCGTAAATTGACCATGAGCATGACCGCCAGTTTAACGCAGCTAAGCAGGCGTGTCAAACCGGCGGCAGTGATTACGTTTCTTTTAGATGGGGAATTAAATAACTTACCCATTCATTTCATTGCGAGCGAAGCGAAACAATCTCCCCTTACCAAACCGGAGATTGTTTCGGCCTATCGGCCTCGCAATGACATGCGCAAGTTAATTAATTTTCATTCCTTAGCACAAGCTGGTGGGCGCGGGTGAAAAATTGCCGGTAGGTGAGGAGTGGGTTAGGCTAACTTG is part of the Anaerolineae bacterium genome and harbors:
- a CDS encoding DUF1349 domain-containing protein codes for the protein MKKITEKFLQPNIPPGFYWFNEPEKYSVGAGLEIYTNEKTDFWQKTHYGFSRDDGHCLFTRLEGDFAITTHVEFEPQNQYDQGGLMVRADNRHWLKTSVEYEDAAISRLGSVVTNLGFSDWATQDIPAATTAMWYRLNKKGEDFLIESSFDGAAWQQMRVAHLHYCPPSLEVGVYACSPIGAGFRCRFLLLQIEESDWA
- a CDS encoding extracellular solute-binding protein; amino-acid sequence: MVNLRCNLTLLAALLLMPVACTPPAPPPSPTPQVTPSPILVEDDLAATSLSAAAIPTAAPTLEPAPATPPTSIVVWESLPQAQAETLAEHIQSFQQEFPQYNVSLQHYDSPESFMRPLMAGETDFDVALVAPVLLGNLWATEQIRPMSDLFPASFTNDFVRVALLGASRDDTLWGLPDTAGFHLLLFYNRDLVDTPPQTTAELFGLAQELTQNDQTNRGAPAWGLAVNSYEPLWLVPWLAPYGGWLTDENGQPTLNTAAMEAAITLYLSWQGRLTGIAPVATYEEARSRFLNGDIAMMIDGEWAIAELARAGKINWGVALLPNVGEAGASQPAAPLVLARYWVVGRAAGGNRALASTAFLEYITQPERQLAWAVRFGLLPTRRQALENLVIVNDSALRISAEQMLAGRTVPPGVNVDVLLNAMRQPLQQVIDGEITPLEAAEMMQNNMER
- a CDS encoding DUF2723 domain-containing protein, whose amino-acid sequence is MCKMNVWLGGLVVVVAAGLYLFTLDNGLRPDELTGGDLITHQYAQVEARPGNAPGYPLYTMGGWLWFRLGRFLLGWAFNPIQILSLYSTWWALASLLVLYFILLRVGHGYWLPAWLLTAFYATTYFFWYYSVTTEQYTSAVLQTLLIIWLAFKWDETPRDSILLWLAFISGTMLANMLTTLFILPPLLWFVLFKRDGGKYFLGSYLKRPKLILQAVALALLPLCSYAYVYWRGAQYPQWRGAGQWPTAWAWFVQFLTIQQGRDELAPGLTWQNIFTAEFPALMGQELTWLVFGGGLLGLAFLGRRRAIFLYSTLLIYFIFAWLYRFGNWFQVIIPAYPIFVIGFVAGLIQILQLAHRPINNLKSRPGPTLSFILRPSFFILVLLTGLLLYRFAASLPRTNQRNLPADTGLDPGWAILADQPGPSVISGDFAERVALQYLKTVWGVAPLIYPTEAGNFDLPQNAPPVERVYITRRAVAAAPQAIEPGLHPQAAGEQLIALWPAPRLELPPHAVPAAIDFGQQLKLVGWQQIDSAASLPDEVVARLPRANWQVALYWQASTRLTEDYTVSVRPLVGGQLVNVAGENLMQDHQPVWGVYPTGRWRPGEVVRDVYALFLPEGLTPETMQLVVYRPTDAGFENLTEAEIRLKPRK
- a CDS encoding DUF952 domain-containing protein, which translates into the protein MILKTDATPPHEWEGLTIRDFTAGQNTSSSVARIQVPPGARHVRAWSTRSDKFYYLISGQLHFLLDDDIHLLVEGDVGLVQQGHKFAYVNKTNIPVELLLLHTPAFEREAEQCAEHFFPEPMIYHIAKYKAWEQGLQNDCYQPAGFEAEGFIHCCEADQIEDVGNHYYRGEDDLVLLCIEPGAVQAPVRYEDLTGSGVFFPHVYGGLNIEAIQQVVTFKPNPDGTFSLPPEIGSKAKVEP
- a CDS encoding sortase — translated: MRSIQAKIWQFVGLALIGAGLLIMAWGGWTFYQQQAELYNPPARIVEAPVIEEPDTLPVQPSPTEAPALAVAAETNSAGPTAEPEPIPTTLPGQTPENNPTQPPLLEDEVDPRFETPMAAATPPAEIVPTIETQPTTLPVEVALETDVPSLADNPLVVVTEEEPPAQPGAVGPVGETTAALAPPTRIVAESIGLDSPVVETGWTEVIQDGVATNVWTVADYAAGWHKNSMLPGQAGNIVLSGHHNIKGEVFRYIVDLEVGDLVSLYVGEQRYDYMVNDKFILKDKGESESVRRANAKWIGPFNEERLTLVTCWPYSNNTHRVIVVARPVLVQ